One Malania oleifera isolate guangnan ecotype guangnan chromosome 10, ASM2987363v1, whole genome shotgun sequence genomic region harbors:
- the LOC131165806 gene encoding late embryogenesis abundant protein Lea14-A-like, producing MSHLVDKAKNFVAEKVAGMKKPEASLSDVDLKGVSRECITYHAMVAVNNPYSHSLPICEIAYTLKSAGRQIASGNMADPGSLAGNETTKLEVPVKVPYNILVSLARDIGADWDIDYELELSLIIDLPVIGNITIPLSSKGEIKLPTLSDVF from the exons ATGTCGCACCTGGTGGACAAGGCGAAGAACTTCGTGGCGGAGAAGGTGGCGGGGATGAAGAAGCCGGAGGCCTCCCTCTCCGACGTCGATCTCAAGGGCGTCAGCCGCGAATGCATCACCTACCACGCCATGGTCGCAGTCAACAACCCCTACTCCCACTCTCTCCCCATTTGCGAGATCGCTTACACCCTCAAAAGCGCAGGCAG GCAAATAGCGTCGGGGAATATGGCGGATCCGGGATCTTTGGCGGGGAACGAGACGACGAAGCTGGAGGTGCCGGTGAAGGTGCCGTATAACATACTAGTGAGTCTGGCGAGGGACATTGGCGCAGATTGGGACATAGACTATGAATTGGAATTGAGTCTCATCATCGATCTGCCTGTCATCGGAAACATCACCATTCCTCTATCCAGTAAGGGCGAGATCAAGCTCCCTACGCTCTCCGATGTCTTCTGA